ACTCCTGCAATTCGATTCCATTCTGCCAAACTTCTTCTCAATTTGTAGAATTACAGTTTTCTTTCAGCGATTCGGCAATGGAGTCCGGCATGGTCATCTCAGAAGCTACTACTGAGGTTAAGAATGCAATCCGCAATGAGGACGAAAAGCTCCTCGTCGTTGTCCCCGATGGTGAGGTTAAGGAGATTGGTGTATTGACCGagtttaagaagaagaagaagaatcaaatttAGGTTTCCAATGTCAAGAAGCCGTTCTTCTACTACTACAATCTTTTCAAGGTATTCTATTGTTGCTTCCGTAAGATCTTGTTTGTCTAAACCACGATATCGAGAAACACTGTTGAATCGACTTCTCTATTTAGCTTCCTCtttagaaaatcaaaatctggATTGATTTTACGTTTCGTTTTGTCGCAGAGGTACATTAAGCAGTACAAAGAAGTTGAGCTCTCTGCCTTGGGAATGGGTACGAGTTCTTgaatcctttctttttttcacaaCCTAGTTCACAATTCGATTTAAATAACTGGTACGACTTCCATGGATTCATGGAATACAGCTATACCAACTGTAGTGATGATTTCTGAGATTCTGAAGAAGAATGGATTGGCATTGGAAAAGAGTAAGAAAATTTATCGAATCCGTTGCCATTAAATCTTTGAGAATTTGGCACTCTCTAAACACTTGTTTGGAAAATAATCTGTAGACTTGACGATATCTTCTGTCAGTTTGAAGAACGGGGAAAACGAAAGGCTGGTAATGAAACCTAAGGTTAGTGCTAAGATTTTTGATCCACTGTTCAATTTTTTGGGTCTTTCGTTGGGATGATGCGTTCTTTAACATCTGTGCTAGATTGAGATTTCACTAGTAAATGCAGAGAAGATCAAAAACATTACAACTGCTACAACAAGTAAAGATTGTTGATACAAGTTTTGATAGCGTAGTATCACTCCGCGTCTGCCTTTTCTTGTTGTTTGCCTACTTTGTTTAACCTCTAGAGTATCCTATAAGAGATTAGATATTTGTAAGGGAACAagctgttagacgaacacgactctccacagtggtatgatattgtccactttaagcataagctctcgtggctttgctttgggcttctctaAAAACCCTCattaccaatggagagagtattctttgtttataaactcatgatcattccctaaattagccgatgtgggactttcatcatccaacacagaCGAGTGTGAACTGCAGATCTTTTAGTCGAAGCAAATTCAATCCAGATAGAACCTAAGGAGAGTAGTTTCTGATTTTTCCCACACTACTCTCCCAACGAGGTCGATAAAGATTGGGTAAAGCTGCTGATTTCTTTGTAATTGAAATACCAACTTCAAATTGCAAATATAATTGGATAAACAGACTGATCCTTGTCTCTTTCTTTTGCATTCACACACACTAATCATCTAGTTCTGAACTCACCCACCATGAAAATTCAGTAATGggagaaaattcaaactttattGTAAACAAGTTCACAGGGAACAAGGCTCCAATGAAACAAGGACGTGAACAATCAACTTTACAAGAATTTGGAATAAGATATCACTGCAGGGACAATTTGGCAAGGGTAAGGGCCAATACCTTGACTCCATTTGATATATCCTGGGGAGAGGAGAATTCTTCAGGCTTGTGGCTGTACCCTGCAAAAGCAGTAGCATGGAAATTGACTCAGATTTTCTCGATGGCACAAGCTCAACTCATTATAAGGTTAGGTGCTTCCATCTTGTGCTATTTACTAGAGGATACAGAGTAGATTAATACCTTTATAGCAAGGAATGAATATCATACCCATTGGGGATATCCTGCAAGGTTGTGCAAATGCAAATTCAGCATTGTTCACTGAAAGAATACAGAGAAACTAATAGCTATGTATTTAGAGAATTGATGATAAAACTCTGTAACCTGGCCATAAACAGTGAATCATGGTATGCTCTGCTAATCATCAGCTTGTGTGTGAGATTGAGCTCTTTTGTTGAAGAAACCATTGCCTCTATTACTGATTTGTCAGAATGTGCTGGTGGATCCtggtttataattttgaattctgATAGTTTGACCCGTCGCCTTTGAGCTATTTCAGTTGCAGATTCATGAATCTTGTTAATGACAGTATTTCTGCGTTCTTCATCAATGTCTCTGGTGTCTGTTACCagacaagaaaaaacaatgaagATGAAGTACACGACCATCATGCAGCTAAACAAGATAATCAAGAGTTACAACAAAATCTCAACCTATTTCCAGATGTGATTTGCTTGGGATGCTGTTGATTGCTCCAGGATGCAGCTCCAGAATACCTTGAAAAGTTTCATCTAATCAAGATCATGTTCTGAAAGGTGGGCAGATATAGGATGATGCTAGGACAAGACATAATAAACACTTGGTTATGAAGAATTACCAACGGTACCGACAGTATCGATCGATCCAGAGCTCAATACATGCTTCTCAACTGCTAGTGCTAGCTCAGCTGCTGCCAGTCCAGCGTCATTTCTGATCAAATAAGAAGTTTGGATTCCAATTGTCtgtgatgaaaaaaaaaaacaaagaaatgttGATGGCTATATAATTTCACCTATATGGCATCAGTACAGCACCGGCATGGCCTCCAGTGCCTTCAAACTCCACCTTTATACTAGCAGGAGCTGCAATGGCAGTCACTACTCCTATAGATATACCTTCTTCCTCCAGAATGGGCCCCTGCTCTATGTGCAATTCCAGGAAAGCAGAGTAACTTCCTTTCTTCAGAAACACCGTTGATATCTGAGCTGAATCAGTCAAGTACCCAGCAGAGCTAGCAGCTTCaataaaagatatattctGAGCATCAACAGTTGTCTCCAAAGCTTTAGCAAGTGCATCACTCCCTGCCATCAAGCGGCTACCCAAGCAGCTGATTCCAAAGCGTGTAGGTTCCTCAGAGGTAAAGAAGATAATTTCTAGAGACCTCCTTGGTTTGAACCCCGACCTGCCAAATTCTAAGTCAGCCCCTTGAAAACTACAAAGATTTTATCTGGTTTGGTGGGGAAGCGTTTGGTAGGGAGCATCTTTATAAGactgtggaaacctctccttagcaaatgagggaaagcccgaaaggaaaagcctaatgGCTTGGTTCGTTCCATTTAGTTTGAGAGACCCTTTAAAACTGTTAGTAAAAGTAGGATATCGAACCTTTTCAAGACATTGATGGCTTCTAAAGCACCCAATACACCAACAACTCCATCGTATTTGCCAGAGAATGGAATTGCATCAACATGAGAGCCTGTTGCAACGGCAGGAAGCAAAGGTTCAGAGCCCTCCCTGCATAAAGTAAACAAGACTAGAGATGTTATGCATAATACAATACTCTAATGACATGGGTGACCATTGCAGATTCACTCACCATCTGCCGAATATGTTACCGACAGCATCCTCTCTAACAAAGAGACCAGAGTGCCCCATCAAGTTCTTGACATACCTGCAAGCACATAACCATTCTCATTTTGGAATGAACAGAgaagaaatacaaagaaatTAGATGAATAGCCGGAGTCCATGCCTTCGCGCCAACACATCCTTTTCAGAGTAAAGAATCCTGGTAACCGATGGGGAAGGAGAATCCGAGAAAGTAGAAAGCTCCTCAATCTAAATGCCCAAATCCgcaaaacaattaattaactaatacATCCGATGAAAACCCAGTACGATTAGGATCCATTTAAGTCCATACCTGTTTCACCAAGGAATCCGCATCGACgaggagagaagaaatgggGTTTGGGATAGAAGAGGAGGAAGGCTCGTGAAGAGGATAGCCGGAGAAAGCCTCCATGGTTCTGATGCTTGGGTCCTCATGATTCTGAGCTAAGGCCAACGAAAAAGGTGCGAGGAAGATGAAGTGAAGTAGGAGGGGGGCGATGCATTGGTGAAGAGGAAGCATGGTGGGTGATGATAGCGGGGGAGGACAATGATTGGACTCCAAGGGAAGGGAAGTGGTGATGGAATCGGGGATAAACCGGCCCGTGACTCGTCCGCTGGGTGCCTGCAAATTCGACGCTCGCCTTTACAATTTTACTCGTGTGAGCGTGACTGTGACATTCACTTCGTTGTACGAtgaattctttatttatttttctttttttaagaatcatttaaattaatggttGATCGGCCCAATGAGTTTTCACTACAATCTAaccattattaaaaatatcattaaattttattttttctttttctaaaaaaaatacattttaattttcaaacttttaataatattcttaaactttaatttaatagataatCATCAATCATGGTCTTATTATATCATACCTCTtaaactttccatttttactataaaatttcaaatttattaaattagacTTACTTGTTTACTATATTTGTCAACCCaataatttccaaaaaaaaaaaaaaaaaaaaaaaNGAAGTTTCTATCAGCCAACCCAAATAGAAAATTCAGTGTTTCTTGATCGTAAATGTGTGAGTGGTATGAACTGTTTCGTGATTtacttcaaaacaaaataattagaattagACTCGTTACACTGAAATGTATATTATCAATATAAAAGATTTGTCGACCTATAGTCTAGTATTAACCTAGTTTAAAAGTTATAGCTTATACGACTTATAAAGTTATATAGCAATCTTTCTTGAGTGTATATTGGTTATATCAAGAGATTAtcatcttttacttttattttacattgatttatatttcatttttattcattttattacgaactaagttttttttttaaatttaaagatgtGTTCGAAGATGAGCTAAACAGGTTCAATATGAATTGCATATTCCGTTGTCCTATTTACCTTTAATGcagtttgaatttttgaataaTGGATTTATGTGCATTAAATCATATGTTGTCATGTAACATCTGATGAATATAATgtcaaaataattgaattcaaCACCAcgtaacaataaaaataattcaatgcCCCAAAATGAGGATAAGTAGGACAACACTCACCGCTATGCTACAACGACAAACATATAGAGTAGCTGAGAGTAGTATAAATATTATCATCTCGGAGACCCGAAACATAAGCACTTAGAGCAGTAAAAGAAGAGACCAAAAGATGTCTTCATGTCCAGGTAATAGACTCACAACTCATGATCCTCGCTTCTCTTTGTCTCTGTGTCTGTGTGTGTGTCTTAGGAGATGTGTTTTGGCGACCAGGTAAGAGCTCATGGCCGCATCTGGTGGGGGTGGGCGGCTCAGCCGCCAAGGCCATTATCGAGAGGGAGAATCCGAACGTGAAAGCCGTCATTTTGGAGGTGGGAACCCCCGTCACCAAGGACTTCCGCTGTAATCGGGTTCGGATTTGGGTCAATAAGCGTGGACTTGTTGCAAGCCCACCTCGAATAGGCTgaggcccaagcccaagcccaaacccaagcccaatataaaaatatatttctcttAACTACGGGAAGGCCCAAGCCCATTACCCCaattactaaataaaataagttttattatatgccggaataataatttttaaattctgtaCTTTTCAAcctcaaataataataataataataataataaaatcagattttgaaaattttagagtaaaatttaataaaagtgaTATCGTTATTAATTTCAAGGGTCACCAAACAATGCCGTACACGCATGGAATTAGTacacaaaaattcaaaataataaagtttagatatttaaaaaaattaatgtaaatgaTTATGTGGGGAAACTAATgggattatattatattatattatattatatgatattatatatattttttcatgttcttttccTCTGCCTAAAATAACCAAACTTcacaattccaattccaatacGTAATTCCATttcaattctaaatttttaatatattttcttctaaatatatatttgttcaaaattttaaatatatatatatatatatatatatatatatatatatatatatatatatatatgtatgtatatgtataaatGAGGCAGAAGAGGGTGCCGTGAAGTCAAGGATGAAGacaaataatataatcttcGTCCTTAATCTTGTTTTGTTAACAACGGAAAatctttctctatttttcttaattttcgcTCCATTCAAGATCTGCAAGTTAAATCGGTAGATTGTGTGTcgaaaaaatgaattttattttgagttcaaacaataaattcaatttctatTGACATATAGATTTTGCTTATTTACATGACAAGAACACAAATAACAAAGCAATCTTGCAATGAATTCGATATGTTACATGATGGCTAACTGATCTTCTAGCTTCCAAGAATCCAAGTGGGACAATAAAACCAACTGTTTGCATTCTGAATGGAAGAAAGCAGATGGGGTAGAGCTTCAGATGAGAGCCTCGACGACACGAACAGGGGTGGCATAGCGTCGGAGTGTGCTCGGTCGTTGCTTTGAACCGTTGCCAGCGTAGTGCCTCACTTCGAGAGGACAGCCAGGGCCGTTGGTGCCGGGAATGAACGTGCAACCGGAGGGGCCAGAGGGTGGCACTCTGACCCTCTGAAGAGACTGCAGCTTCAACTTCAGCTCCAGTTCCAGTTCCCTTCTTCTCACCATTGCTGGCTTCTCATGCAGTGTCCTACCAGCTGCGTTTGGCAGAAGCTGcaagagaaaaagaatgaaagcCATTGACAGAGTTATGTGCAGAACTCccatatttgtatttgtttttcttcccgTTTCGAGGAGTTTAATGTAAGAAAAGTTGAGTTTGTTGATGGGGTTTTGCAATGATATTTATAGTAACAAGAACAGTGTCAACTTTTGGATAATTCTACAAGCTGCAAGGTTTTGACCAAAACCTCGACACAAGCAAATGCGTCCTGTCCTAACCACTAATATGGGAAGT
This portion of the Cucurbita pepo subsp. pepo cultivar mu-cu-16 chromosome LG08, ASM280686v2, whole genome shotgun sequence genome encodes:
- the LOC111800783 gene encoding ureidoglycolate hydrolase, with translation MLPLHQCIAPLLLHFIFLAPFSLALAQNHEDPSIRTMEAFSGYPLHEPSSSSIPNPISSLLVDADSLVKQIEELSTFSDSPSPSVTRILYSEKDVLARRYVKNLMGHSGLFVREDAVGNIFGRWEGSEPLLPAVATGSHVDAIPFSGKYDGVVGVLGALEAINVLKRSGFKPRRSLEIIFFTSEEPTRFGISCLGSRLMAGSDALAKALETTVDAQNISFIEAASSAGYLTDSAQISTVFLKKGSYSAFLELHIEQGPILEEEGISIGVVTAIAAPASIKVEFEGTGGHAGAVLMPYRNDAGLAAAELALAVEKHVLSSGSIDTVGTVGILELHPGAINSIPSKSHLEIDTRDIDEERRNTVINKIHESATEIAQRRRVKLSEFKIINQDPPAHSDKSVIEAMVSSTKELNLTHKLMISRAYHDSLFMARISPMGMIFIPCYKGYSHKPEEFSSPQDISNGVKVLALTLAKLSLQ